One genomic window of Campylobacter fetus subsp. fetus includes the following:
- a CDS encoding ABC transporter permease: MFLNLIKSSITGSKESKILAFITIFLSVSLISCMLNITLKIGDEVAKELRSYGSNIVVLPKSDSLNIEIAGKNYSPLKNEDYLKESDLHKIKEIFWRNNITAFAPFLAAKAGNYDIVGTYFSKDANVEGEPDFRSGVESLYPFWIVDGRYPIDDSLDEVLAGEKLGLKVGDVLNLNNYIVKVVGVLKGAQDESAKLVTSLKLAQNIANKPNLINKAEVAAMTIPENDLSLKARRDLESLDSVAYDKWYCSAYVSSIAYQISEEYPNASAKAVLSVSEAQSGITKKIQNLMGVVSVISLIVSSIAITSLMSSEIHRRKKEIGLLKALGASGFIIYAQFAAEVFIVCIAASLLGSLAGYALSFIIAYQIFGSFIGVSFMVLPISIVFGMLICILGGILPLRSVINLLPAEVLYGRK; the protein is encoded by the coding sequence ATGTTTTTAAATTTGATAAAATCTTCTATAACAGGGTCTAAAGAGAGTAAAATCCTAGCTTTTATAACTATATTTTTGTCTGTTTCATTGATATCTTGCATGCTGAATATAACTTTAAAAATAGGAGATGAAGTAGCAAAAGAGTTAAGAAGTTATGGTTCAAACATTGTAGTACTTCCAAAATCAGATAGCTTAAATATAGAAATAGCAGGCAAAAACTACTCTCCTTTGAAAAATGAGGATTATCTAAAAGAGAGTGATTTACACAAGATAAAAGAGATATTTTGGAGAAATAATATAACAGCGTTTGCACCGTTTTTAGCCGCTAAAGCCGGTAATTACGATATAGTTGGTACTTACTTTAGCAAAGATGCAAATGTAGAAGGAGAGCCGGACTTTAGAAGCGGCGTAGAAAGTTTATATCCGTTTTGGATAGTTGATGGAAGATATCCGATTGATGATAGCTTAGATGAGGTTTTAGCAGGAGAAAAGTTAGGTCTTAAAGTCGGAGATGTTTTAAATTTAAATAACTATATCGTAAAAGTCGTTGGAGTTTTAAAAGGAGCTCAAGACGAGAGTGCGAAACTAGTTACGAGTCTTAAACTAGCTCAAAATATCGCGAATAAGCCAAATTTGATAAACAAAGCCGAAGTCGCCGCTATGACGATACCAGAAAATGATCTTTCGTTGAAGGCTAGGAGGGATCTTGAGAGTCTTGATAGCGTTGCTTACGATAAATGGTACTGCTCCGCTTATGTTAGTTCTATAGCTTATCAGATCAGCGAAGAGTATCCAAATGCTTCTGCAAAGGCTGTTTTAAGTGTTAGCGAAGCTCAAAGTGGCATTACAAAAAAGATTCAAAATTTAATGGGAGTCGTGAGCGTGATATCGCTTATCGTATCAAGTATAGCTATTACGAGTTTAATGAGTAGCGAAATTCATAGGCGCAAAAAAGAGATCGGTCTGTTAAAAGCACTTGGAGCAAGCGGGTTTATCATCTATGCTCAGTTTGCAGCCGAAGTTTTTATAGTTTGTATAGCCGCTTCTTTACTTGGAAGTTTGGCTGGATATGCTTTAAGCTTCATTATAGCTTATCAAATATTTGGAAGTTTTATCGGAGTTAGTTTTATGGTGCTGCCTATCAGCATTGTTTTTGGAATGCTTATTTGTATTTTAGGCGGAATACTTCCATTAAGAAGTGTTATAAATTTACTTCCAGCCGAGGTGTTATATGGTAGAAAATAG
- a CDS encoding acyltransferase family protein encodes MLLECFKLKGSFLFGYIRFVLAYFVVLSHMNYTFFGKNIGVFAVVIFYIIAGLVTSKIIIKISPYNIKYFAIDRFLRIYPAFFTVSSLALIFLMLTNYSEFEFNLFHILLNFLLIPLNYFYFIDLSVINAPVGLNFVLPPAWSLGAEVQAYLVLVFSIFYKKLGILLAMISLLIFVIANLNILHPDIFGYRLIFGVFFMFYTGFLIYQNKIKTVILFCSIVFIMLLYVLIADKIYFFSVEISLGYLIGVIIISMHERLKIKLPFNNIFGSLSYILFLSHFLGIWSCRYIFGKDNLFAVTVISIFISLLVYFICERPITKYRLSRN; translated from the coding sequence GTGCTTTTAGAATGTTTTAAACTTAAAGGTAGTTTTTTGTTTGGGTATATACGATTTGTTTTGGCATATTTTGTTGTTTTATCCCATATGAATTACACTTTTTTTGGTAAAAATATTGGAGTTTTTGCAGTTGTAATATTCTATATAATTGCTGGATTAGTAACATCTAAAATTATAATTAAAATATCTCCATATAATATTAAATACTTTGCTATCGATAGGTTTTTACGTATTTATCCAGCTTTTTTTACTGTTTCTTCATTGGCTCTTATTTTTTTGATGCTTACAAATTATTCTGAATTTGAGTTTAATTTATTTCATATTTTATTGAATTTTTTATTGATTCCTCTTAATTATTTTTATTTTATTGATCTGTCCGTTATTAATGCTCCTGTTGGGTTAAATTTTGTGCTTCCTCCGGCATGGTCGCTTGGTGCCGAAGTTCAAGCTTATTTAGTACTTGTATTTTCGATCTTTTATAAAAAACTTGGAATTCTATTAGCTATGATAAGTCTTTTAATATTTGTTATAGCAAATTTAAATATACTGCATCCAGATATTTTCGGGTATAGGCTAATATTTGGTGTATTTTTTATGTTTTATACAGGATTTCTTATATATCAAAATAAAATTAAAACGGTTATTTTGTTTTGCTCTATTGTATTTATCATGTTGTTATACGTATTGATTGCTGATAAAATTTACTTTTTCTCAGTAGAAATAAGCTTAGGTTATCTAATTGGTGTAATTATTATTAGTATGCACGAAAGATTAAAAATCAAACTACCTTTTAATAATATATTTGGTTCATTGTCTTACATACTATTTTTGTCACATTTTCTTGGCATATGGTCATGTAGATATATTTTTGGTAAAGATAATTTATTTGCGGTTACCGTAATAAGTATATTCATAAGCCTCTTAGTATATTTTATATGTGAAAGACCTATAACAAAATATAGATTAAGTAGAAACTAG
- a CDS encoding Fe-S-containing protein produces the protein MAIFFYQVVLALFGFSFIISFLDVKEHIKNIFLPAVVGIFVGFILFGITKFAIIADDVKLFFDTLCLVALVLFLFCFKFKNSYVVSLTVFLLAVGYGFDYRYISMNFTIFAGEILDSLSLSNLFLICFALVVLLLAYFILRSVLSLVCKSVRLFFAIFSTVILIVDRAGFLTLGLMQNGTVPTYSNTLSVVAKIVYFDSFLPIVFSLFLAILALFSLSKLPKKALYKDIVEFRIINAARTQGFRNAFFAWLLGAIIVCFSLFYILVSSRPPSISTPIIVEPINGEFKFDAAALLDGKLHRYAYITDDGHEVRFFLINRFKDKLAPVAVFDACAICGDMGYIKSGDNLICISCNVRIFLPSVGKAGGCNPIPFDYKYDGKNVTIGLQEIQKGATFFSKIVEKKVVDPVSKKEISNSSKFNYIYYGRTYFFENHDNQMLFEENPENYVTTSGELKE, from the coding sequence ATGGCAATTTTCTTTTATCAAGTTGTTTTGGCTCTATTTGGGTTTAGTTTTATAATCTCATTTTTAGATGTAAAAGAGCATATTAAAAATATATTTTTACCAGCTGTTGTCGGTATTTTCGTCGGTTTTATACTATTTGGGATAACTAAATTTGCTATTATCGCAGATGATGTAAAATTGTTTTTTGATACGCTTTGTTTGGTGGCTCTAGTTTTATTTTTATTTTGTTTTAAATTTAAAAATAGTTATGTTGTATCTTTAACCGTCTTTTTACTCGCAGTCGGATACGGATTTGATTACCGTTATATAAGTATGAATTTCACTATTTTTGCCGGTGAAATTTTAGATAGTTTGAGTCTTAGCAATCTATTTTTGATCTGTTTTGCTCTTGTGGTTTTACTGCTTGCATATTTTATTTTAAGATCTGTTTTAAGTCTAGTTTGTAAGTCTGTTAGGCTGTTTTTTGCTATTTTTAGCACTGTGATTTTGATAGTGGATAGAGCTGGATTTTTAACTCTTGGCTTAATGCAAAACGGAACCGTTCCTACTTACTCCAATACTCTTTCGGTGGTCGCAAAAATAGTTTATTTCGATAGTTTTTTACCTATTGTATTTTCACTATTTTTAGCTATTTTAGCTCTTTTTAGTTTAAGTAAGCTTCCTAAAAAAGCCCTTTATAAAGATATTGTTGAGTTTAGAATCATAAATGCCGCTAGAACGCAGGGATTTAGAAATGCTTTTTTTGCATGGCTGCTTGGAGCGATTATAGTATGTTTTAGTTTATTTTATATATTAGTATCTTCAAGACCGCCTTCTATAAGTACTCCTATTATAGTAGAGCCGATAAACGGCGAGTTTAAATTCGACGCTGCAGCTTTGCTTGATGGAAAACTCCATAGATATGCTTATATCACCGATGACGGACATGAAGTTAGGTTTTTTCTTATAAATAGATTTAAAGATAAATTAGCTCCTGTTGCTGTTTTTGATGCGTGCGCGATATGTGGCGATATGGGATATATAAAAAGCGGCGATAATCTTATATGTATTAGTTGCAATGTAAGAATATTTCTTCCTAGCGTAGGTAAAGCAGGAGGCTGCAATCCTATACCCTTTGATTATAAATACGACGGCAAAAACGTTACTATAGGTTTGCAAGAGATACAAAAAGGTGCAACATTTTTTAGCAAAATTGTCGAAAAAAAGGTTGTTGATCCAGTTAGTAAAAAAGAGATTTCAAATAGCTCTAAGTTCAATTATATTTATTACGGAAGGACGTATTTTTTTGAAAACCATGATAATCAAATGCTGTTTGAAGAAAATCCGGAAAATTACGTTACTACTTCTGGCGAATTAAAGGAGTGA
- the rpoD gene encoding RNA polymerase sigma factor RpoD encodes MSAAKETFAQIEELFKENSKGYVTFEKLVRLFDKAPTVATIKKVETLAELYKIQLISAVEAAKIKNIQEAKKSEEDKLKIIDTALEEEFDLTSENDLLEWSRSDSPVRMYLREMGQISLLTKEEEVEISKKIELGEDIIIDAFCSVPYLIDFILDYKEPLINRERRVKELFKSFDEEESEEEEEETTEDEFEYDENKEDSATAKKQPKKLDKRAEKVIESFKALEKAKKEWMKIVAKQNISIEEEADLVAKLNLTFKKKVLKDKLMDLGPTSKLINEIVKSMETALKSDDDFDKELKRLEYRLPMFSAELKKNHQGILKDITKLSKEDIISRVPEATMVSTYVEIKKLFQTKEASKTGFNLEPKELKIVLDQIKRGKNISDDAKARMAKSNLRLVVSIAKRYTNRGLPFLDLIQEGNIGLMKAVDKFEYKKGYKFSTYATWWIRQAISRAIADQARTIRIPIHMIETINRINKINRKYLQEEGKEPDVSIIAREVGLSIDKVKQVIKITKEPISLEAPIGSEDDGKYGDFVEDKTTLSPMEQILKGDLKEQIDEVLDQLNDREKAVIRMRFGLLEDESDRTLEEIGKELNVTRERVRQIESSAIKKLKHPKVGRKLKNYIEGN; translated from the coding sequence ATGAGTGCAGCAAAAGAGACTTTTGCACAAATAGAAGAGTTATTTAAAGAGAACTCAAAAGGTTATGTTACTTTTGAAAAGCTTGTAAGATTGTTTGACAAAGCTCCAACGGTTGCTACCATAAAAAAAGTCGAAACTCTAGCCGAACTCTATAAAATACAGCTGATAAGTGCTGTAGAAGCGGCAAAGATAAAAAATATACAAGAAGCTAAAAAATCAGAAGAAGACAAGCTAAAAATCATAGATACCGCCTTAGAAGAGGAATTTGATCTAACTAGTGAGAATGATCTTTTAGAATGGTCACGATCAGACAGCCCTGTGAGAATGTATCTTAGAGAAATGGGTCAAATTTCACTTCTAACAAAAGAAGAAGAGGTAGAAATCAGTAAAAAAATCGAGCTTGGAGAAGATATCATCATAGATGCTTTTTGCTCAGTGCCGTATCTTATTGATTTTATTTTAGATTACAAAGAGCCTCTTATAAATAGAGAACGCCGAGTTAAAGAGCTTTTTAAAAGTTTTGACGAGGAAGAGAGCGAAGAAGAGGAAGAAGAAACAACTGAAGATGAATTTGAATATGATGAGAACAAAGAAGATAGCGCTACAGCAAAAAAACAGCCAAAAAAACTTGACAAAAGAGCAGAAAAAGTAATAGAAAGCTTTAAAGCTCTTGAAAAAGCCAAAAAAGAATGGATGAAAATAGTAGCAAAACAAAATATATCTATCGAAGAAGAAGCTGATCTAGTAGCAAAGTTAAATTTAACTTTTAAGAAAAAAGTTTTGAAAGATAAATTAATGGATCTTGGACCTACAAGCAAACTTATAAATGAAATAGTAAAATCCATGGAAACGGCTTTAAAAAGCGATGATGACTTTGATAAAGAGCTAAAACGCCTTGAATATCGTCTTCCTATGTTTAGTGCCGAACTCAAAAAAAACCATCAAGGCATACTAAAAGATATAACAAAGCTTTCAAAAGAAGATATCATATCAAGAGTTCCTGAAGCAACTATGGTATCAACTTATGTAGAGATAAAAAAGTTATTTCAAACAAAAGAAGCTAGCAAAACTGGATTTAATCTAGAACCAAAAGAGCTAAAAATAGTATTAGATCAGATAAAACGCGGTAAAAATATAAGTGACGATGCAAAAGCTAGAATGGCAAAATCAAACCTAAGGCTAGTAGTTAGTATAGCTAAGCGATATACAAATCGCGGACTTCCGTTTTTGGATCTTATTCAAGAAGGAAATATTGGTCTTATGAAAGCAGTTGATAAATTTGAATATAAAAAAGGTTATAAATTTTCAACATATGCTACATGGTGGATAAGACAAGCTATAAGTCGCGCTATAGCTGATCAGGCCAGAACGATACGCATACCGATCCATATGATAGAAACTATAAACCGTATAAATAAAATCAATAGAAAATATCTACAAGAAGAGGGAAAAGAGCCAGATGTAAGCATCATAGCAAGAGAGGTAGGTCTTAGTATAGATAAAGTTAAGCAAGTTATCAAAATTACCAAAGAGCCTATAAGTCTTGAAGCTCCAATCGGCAGTGAAGATGATGGCAAATACGGCGATTTTGTAGAAGATAAAACAACTCTTAGCCCAATGGAACAGATACTAAAAGGCGACTTAAAAGAGCAGATAGATGAAGTATTAGATCAGCTAAACGATCGTGAAAAAGCGGTTATAAGAATGCGTTTTGGTCTTTTAGAAGATGAAAGCGATAGAACATTAGAAGAGATAGGAAAAGAACTAAACGTGACAAGAGAGCGTGTCAGACAGATCGAAAGCTCAGCCATAAAAAAACTAAAACATCCAAAAGTAGGTAGAAAACTCAAAAATTACATAGAGGGAAATTAA
- a CDS encoding ABC transporter permease yields MVENRAFFRKIIFKSIANSAVRSFVIFISILLGSAVCAAFINIYADIDKKVTSELNSYGPNVIISPLSLENGYIKMADLDAKLSGIKELKAKNEYLFGSVNIGVTRAVIMGVNFSNLKEIMPFLDIKSGEFINIDFDDKNALIGEDLAKLTGVKVGDIIEISSPNSNEVYKVRIKGIVYDGQKEDSLLLISLSLAQEILDKPNLINYAEAAISGSYDSIKSLCSSLSTSEFKFEVISKVSKAQGQILDKIKLLMALIGVTILFITSVCINTSLSSILLSKIKEFALIRAIGASKRDVLKIIFSEILVISIAGSFLGALVGYLLAIFLGNLIFSSGVDFRFVSLVVSVILSLVFAFIASYYPVKKALNQNLADLLRE; encoded by the coding sequence ATGGTAGAAAATAGAGCGTTTTTTAGAAAAATTATATTTAAAAGTATAGCAAATAGCGCAGTTAGAAGTTTTGTGATATTTATCTCTATTTTGCTTGGAAGTGCTGTTTGTGCAGCTTTTATAAATATATATGCAGATATAGACAAAAAAGTTACTAGCGAGTTAAATAGCTATGGTCCAAATGTTATCATAAGTCCGTTAAGCTTAGAAAACGGATATATAAAAATGGCTGATTTAGATGCAAAACTAAGCGGCATTAAAGAGTTAAAAGCTAAAAACGAATACCTTTTTGGTAGTGTAAATATAGGCGTTACAAGAGCGGTTATAATGGGCGTTAATTTCTCGAATTTAAAAGAAATTATGCCGTTTTTAGATATAAAAAGCGGCGAGTTTATAAATATTGATTTTGATGATAAAAATGCACTTATAGGTGAGGATCTAGCAAAACTAACAGGCGTTAAAGTCGGTGATATCATAGAAATCAGCTCTCCAAACTCAAATGAAGTTTATAAAGTTAGGATAAAAGGTATCGTTTATGATGGGCAAAAAGAGGACTCTTTGCTTCTTATATCTTTGAGCTTGGCTCAAGAAATTTTAGATAAACCAAATTTAATAAACTACGCCGAAGCCGCTATAAGCGGTAGTTACGATAGTATAAAATCTCTTTGCTCATCTCTTAGTACTAGCGAGTTTAAATTTGAAGTTATCAGCAAAGTTTCAAAGGCTCAAGGTCAGATATTAGATAAAATAAAGCTTTTGATGGCTCTTATAGGAGTTACTATTTTGTTTATAACATCGGTTTGTATAAATACTAGTTTAAGCTCTATTTTGCTATCGAAAATCAAAGAATTTGCGCTTATAAGGGCTATCGGAGCTAGCAAAAGAGATGTTTTAAAAATAATATTTTCCGAAATTTTGGTTATTAGCATTGCTGGATCGTTTTTAGGAGCTTTAGTCGGCTATTTGTTGGCTATTTTTCTTGGTAATTTGATATTTTCTAGCGGAGTTGATTTTAGGTTTGTTAGTCTTGTTGTTTCTGTTATTTTAAGTCTTGTTTTTGCATTTATCGCTAGTTATTATCCTGTCAAAAAAGCGTTAAATCAAAATCTTGCAGACTTGTTAAGGGAGTAG
- a CDS encoding FTR1 family iron permease: MKIILKILFILLIPFTVLFANYEKEAKSIEEIFTQVIELYKNGKDTEARELTQTAYFGHFENLEGGIRINLGQKKAYSMEKQFGDIRKAIKAGQDVAKIEAMIANLNTEIKEVLPTISSGVKLQAQKSDDGGLAAAGMSSSVLESNPWGSVYENIKSSLDDAILAYDKKDGEALKNAMNKAKFNYYRNMELEIAVRRYATQRLDQMIQQIMGNVISENVNMQKNAFEQSIKDIDELISSAINKLPEESYVLAPKIEVEEKKVVDFTPTVQNIKDKMQNVLSLYKSGSIKEAISEAGDIYFDEYEASGMESKIGAIDITLKTATEASFSKIVSLMKSGVSSDKVSAEQYNLFSLLETSLEKSSTDLSGWALFIYALSIILREGFEALIIISAVVAYLIKTGNSKHLNIVYSSMIVAILLSFATAWAVNLIFGSNMAAQSREIIEGVVMLIAVGLLFYVGFWLLSNAGAKKWNHYIQGHITSSLTSGDSKALWWTLFLAVYREGAETVLFYQALIFDARSNGALGMVGLGFVAGIVILFILYFIIKAFSLKIAIKPFFIATSAIIFYMSIVFVGKGVMELVEGKLFVPNVIESIPTITWLGIYPYYESLIPQFLMILALIIGVYIIKQKQINLNKGEQV; the protein is encoded by the coding sequence ATGAAAATAATTCTTAAAATTCTTTTTATATTACTTATACCCTTTACTGTTCTTTTTGCAAATTATGAAAAAGAGGCAAAAAGCATAGAAGAGATATTTACTCAAGTTATAGAACTTTATAAGAACGGTAAGGATACTGAAGCTAGAGAGCTTACTCAAACTGCGTATTTCGGGCATTTTGAAAATTTAGAAGGCGGTATTAGAATAAATCTTGGTCAAAAAAAAGCTTACTCTATGGAAAAACAGTTTGGAGATATAAGAAAAGCTATCAAAGCGGGTCAAGACGTCGCTAAAATAGAAGCTATGATAGCAAATTTAAATACCGAGATAAAAGAAGTTTTGCCTACTATAAGTAGCGGCGTGAAGCTCCAAGCCCAAAAGAGCGATGACGGCGGTTTGGCTGCTGCTGGAATGAGCTCTTCTGTCTTAGAGTCAAATCCATGGGGTAGCGTTTATGAAAATATAAAATCTAGTTTAGATGATGCTATTTTGGCTTATGACAAAAAAGACGGCGAAGCTCTTAAAAATGCTATGAATAAAGCTAAATTTAATTATTATAGAAATATGGAGCTTGAAATAGCCGTTAGAAGATATGCCACTCAAAGGCTAGATCAAATGATACAGCAGATTATGGGTAACGTGATATCAGAAAATGTAAATATGCAAAAAAATGCATTTGAACAGTCTATAAAAGATATCGACGAGCTTATAAGCAGCGCTATCAATAAACTTCCAGAAGAGTCTTATGTTTTAGCTCCTAAAATAGAAGTAGAAGAAAAAAAAGTAGTAGATTTTACTCCTACTGTGCAAAATATAAAAGATAAAATGCAAAATGTACTGTCTCTATACAAAAGCGGTAGTATAAAAGAAGCTATAAGCGAGGCCGGAGATATATATTTTGATGAGTATGAAGCAAGCGGTATGGAGAGTAAAATAGGGGCTATAGATATCACGCTTAAAACTGCAACTGAGGCTAGTTTTAGCAAGATAGTTTCTCTTATGAAAAGCGGAGTTAGTAGCGATAAAGTATCGGCAGAGCAATACAATCTATTCTCTTTGCTAGAAACCAGCCTTGAAAAAAGTAGTACCGATCTTAGCGGATGGGCTCTTTTTATATATGCGCTTAGTATAATTTTAAGAGAAGGATTTGAAGCTCTCATAATTATCTCCGCAGTAGTAGCTTATCTTATAAAAACCGGAAATAGTAAACATCTAAATATCGTCTATAGCTCGATGATAGTGGCTATATTGCTTAGTTTTGCTACAGCGTGGGCCGTAAATTTAATATTTGGCTCAAATATGGCTGCACAAAGCAGAGAGATAATAGAAGGTGTTGTTATGCTTATAGCAGTCGGACTTCTATTTTATGTCGGATTTTGGCTGCTTAGTAACGCCGGAGCTAAAAAATGGAACCATTATATACAAGGACACATCACTAGTAGCCTTACTAGCGGAGATAGTAAAGCGCTTTGGTGGACTCTGTTTTTAGCAGTATATAGAGAAGGAGCCGAAACCGTGCTATTTTATCAAGCTCTTATATTTGATGCACGTTCAAACGGCGCTCTTGGTATGGTCGGACTTGGATTTGTTGCTGGTATAGTAATACTTTTTATACTATATTTTATCATTAAAGCGTTCTCATTAAAGATAGCTATAAAACCATTTTTCATAGCTACTTCGGCTATTATATTTTATATGTCGATAGTATTTGTGGGTAAAGGCGTAATGGAGCTTGTGGAAGGAAAATTATTTGTTCCAAACGTTATAGAGTCTATTCCTACTATAACTTGGTTGGGAATTTATCCGTACTATGAGAGTTTGATACCTCAATTTTTGATGATACTAGCTCTTATAATAGGAGTATATATAATAAAGCAAAAACAAATCAATCTTAATAAAGGAGAACAAGTATGA
- a CDS encoding flagellar hook-basal body protein, whose amino-acid sequence MQNGYYQATGAMVTQFNRLDVITNNLANVNTIGYKRDDVVIADFERIFKETRDILPLENHTRDAAKFLNRTIDRVPQINEIYTDFNVGGLKMTNNPLDVAIGKSDLFLLVDTPNGVRLTKNGALNLDNEGYIVTKEGYRVLPNNYENQPEEVRGIQIPQDAPVTIDKDGNIYSNNENVGRFFIAQPREIRNLQKEGDNLFVLPNLNELNDVENSGSVAQGYSQISNVNPVIEMVNLVETNRLVDMYQRVMSTHMNDINQEAITKLASPKV is encoded by the coding sequence ATGCAAAACGGCTATTATCAAGCTACGGGCGCGATGGTTACGCAGTTTAATAGACTTGATGTAATCACAAATAACCTTGCAAATGTAAATACAATCGGCTATAAAAGAGATGATGTCGTTATAGCTGATTTTGAACGAATATTTAAAGAAACTAGAGATATCTTACCTTTGGAAAATCATACAAGAGACGCCGCTAAATTTCTAAATAGAACCATTGATCGAGTTCCGCAGATTAATGAAATTTACACTGACTTTAATGTCGGCGGACTTAAAATGACAAATAACCCTCTGGATGTAGCTATAGGAAAAAGCGATCTATTTTTGTTAGTTGATACGCCAAATGGAGTAAGACTTACAAAAAACGGTGCTTTAAATTTGGACAATGAAGGCTACATTGTGACAAAAGAAGGTTATAGAGTGCTTCCAAATAATTATGAAAATCAGCCAGAAGAAGTCAGAGGTATTCAAATTCCTCAAGATGCTCCTGTAACTATAGATAAAGATGGAAATATTTACTCAAATAACGAAAATGTTGGTAGATTTTTTATAGCTCAGCCAAGAGAGATTAGGAATTTGCAAAAAGAGGGTGATAATCTCTTTGTGCTTCCAAATTTAAACGAGTTAAATGATGTAGAAAATAGCGGTTCCGTCGCTCAAGGATACTCTCAAATTTCAAACGTAAATCCTGTTATTGAGATGGTAAATTTAGTAGAAACAAATCGTCTTGTCGATATGTATCAAAGAGTTATGTCGACACATATGAATGATATAAATCAAGAAGCAATTACTAAACTTGCTTCACCAAAAGTTTAA
- a CDS encoding iron transporter: MKKILSGMLALSLAAVITMAAEQPIGEPIEKNGMEIAAVYLQPIDMEPKGIDLAPSLADIHLEADIHAIKGNANGFGEGEWVPYLKIAYTLKNIDNGKTLQGTLMPMVASDGPHYGANLKMTAGVGNYELTFHIDNPSTQGFGRHADKATGVAKWWAPFDAKYTFKYTGAPKE; encoded by the coding sequence ATGAAAAAAATACTTTCAGGAATGTTGGCACTAAGCCTTGCAGCAGTTATTACTATGGCAGCTGAGCAGCCTATTGGTGAGCCGATAGAGAAAAACGGTATGGAAATAGCCGCTGTTTATCTTCAACCTATAGATATGGAGCCAAAAGGTATAGACTTAGCTCCTAGTTTAGCAGATATCCATCTTGAAGCAGATATCCATGCTATAAAAGGAAATGCAAACGGATTTGGCGAGGGTGAATGGGTGCCTTATCTTAAGATAGCTTATACTTTAAAAAACATAGACAACGGTAAAACACTGCAAGGAACTCTTATGCCTATGGTAGCAAGCGACGGTCCTCACTACGGCGCAAATTTAAAAATGACCGCCGGAGTTGGTAACTATGAACTTACATTTCATATAGATAATCCAAGTACTCAAGGTTTTGGACGCCACGCAGACAAAGCAACGGGAGTTGCAAAATGGTGGGCGCCGTTTGATGCAAAATATACATTTAAATATACAGGTGCTCCAAAAGAGTAA
- the flgG gene encoding flagellar basal-body rod protein FlgG, whose translation MIRSLYTAATGMVAQQTQIDTTSHNIANVNTIGYKKNRAEFADLMYQTMQYAGTPTSTTTMSPTGMEVGLGVRPTAITKVFGQGYFKETGNNLDMVIAGNGFFQIQLPDGTTAYTRNGAFKLDGDGNIVNSDGYRLLPEMNIPADATQISVGVDGTVSVLQPGNQEMTQIGQIELANFINPSGLHAMGDNNFLETAASGAPNIGNGGTDGFGQIKQGFVEMSNVQLVEEMTDLITGQRAYEANSKAITTADEMLQTVNQLKR comes from the coding sequence ATGATACGCTCACTTTATACGGCAGCTACTGGAATGGTAGCTCAGCAAACCCAGATAGATACCACATCGCATAATATAGCAAACGTAAATACAATTGGATATAAGAAAAATCGTGCAGAATTTGCCGACTTGATGTACCAAACTATGCAGTACGCAGGAACACCGACAAGTACGACAACTATGAGTCCAACTGGTATGGAAGTAGGTCTTGGAGTGCGTCCTACTGCTATAACTAAAGTATTTGGTCAAGGGTATTTTAAAGAAACAGGGAATAATCTAGATATGGTTATAGCCGGTAACGGTTTTTTCCAAATTCAGCTTCCTGATGGTACTACTGCTTATACTAGAAATGGTGCATTTAAGCTTGATGGAGACGGAAATATCGTTAATAGTGATGGTTATAGGCTTCTTCCAGAGATGAATATACCAGCAGACGCAACTCAAATTTCTGTAGGAGTCGATGGCACGGTATCCGTGCTTCAACCAGGAAATCAAGAGATGACTCAAATAGGTCAGATTGAGCTTGCAAATTTCATAAATCCAAGTGGACTTCACGCTATGGGCGATAATAATTTCTTAGAAACTGCCGCAAGCGGTGCTCCAAATATAGGAAACGGCGGTACTGACGGTTTTGGTCAAATAAAACAAGGTTTTGTTGAAATGAGTAACGTGCAATTAGTTGAAGAAATGACCGATCTTATAACCGGTCAGCGCGCCTATGAGGCAAATTCAAAAGCGATTACAACAGCAGACGAGATGCTTCAAACAGTAAATCAGCTAAAACGATAA